The following coding sequences lie in one Maribacter forsetii DSM 18668 genomic window:
- a CDS encoding DUF6607 family protein → MKTVLPTIMALVISASAIAQKTKMKDDREAIKSMCGCFEVTFNFAETFNHSTDSLYKPSKTKVDKGLEWAELITDEDDKISIQHLLQVGNPAEPHIVKHWRQDWLFENRDLYSYNADNTWTFSKLPADQVKGQWTQKVYQVDDSPRYEGSSTWVHVDGKSYWENTADAPLPRREYTTRSDYNLTVRGNRHEVTDYGWLHDQDNTKVIRESGKEDVILAQEKGYNTYVKVDDSRCAAAAAWWKTNTDKWVIVRTKWDDVYGRDQDLTLEEKVDNKVLYKYLFDDEYNQEDEIEEVIESFVKK, encoded by the coding sequence ATGAAAACAGTATTACCTACCATAATGGCTCTAGTAATATCCGCTAGTGCTATTGCTCAAAAGACAAAGATGAAAGATGACCGTGAGGCTATAAAGAGTATGTGCGGTTGTTTTGAAGTAACATTTAACTTCGCTGAGACATTTAATCACAGTACAGATTCGCTATACAAGCCATCTAAGACCAAAGTTGATAAAGGTTTAGAGTGGGCAGAGTTGATAACAGATGAAGACGATAAAATCTCTATTCAACATTTGTTGCAAGTGGGTAACCCTGCAGAGCCACATATTGTAAAGCACTGGAGACAAGATTGGTTATTTGAGAATAGGGACTTGTACTCTTACAATGCAGATAATACATGGACATTCTCAAAATTGCCTGCTGATCAGGTAAAAGGCCAGTGGACACAAAAAGTGTATCAGGTAGATGATAGTCCTAGATACGAAGGGTCTTCAACTTGGGTACATGTAGATGGTAAAAGCTACTGGGAGAATACAGCAGATGCACCTTTACCAAGACGTGAGTACACTACAAGAAGTGATTATAATTTAACCGTTCGTGGCAACCGTCATGAAGTTACCGACTATGGTTGGTTACATGATCAAGATAATACAAAGGTAATTCGTGAATCAGGTAAGGAAGATGTTATTTTGGCTCAAGAAAAAGGATACAATACGTATGTGAAGGTTGATGATAGCAGATGTGCCGCAGCTGCTGCTTGGTGGAAAACCAACACCGATAAATGGGTAATAGTACGTACCAAGTGGGATGATGTTTATGGTAGAGATCAAGACCTTACTTTAGAAGAAAAAGTAGATAATAAAGTTTTGTATAAATATCTTTTTGATGATGAATATAATCAAGAAGATGAAATTGAAGAAGTAATTGAATCATTCGTTAAAAAATAA
- a CDS encoding TonB-dependent receptor plug domain-containing protein: MRFRLVSTILLIGTQFVAAQSQIENPKDSIVSQQLDEVIVTATRTEKQLSSLPLPVTLVGKKQIIKSGTVRLNEILNEQTGIITVTDESGFQGVQIQGIASDYILILIDGVPLVGRSAGNFDLSRLTVGNIKQIEVVKGPSSSLYGSEALGGVINIITEKQKTEDLSGNASYRIGSYTQQDINLDIKQGFEKFRYGFFANRFSSEGYDLNEDVEGQTVNPFTNYTLNGRLYYDFNDKLTLFTSGRFYDQKQDAGFTLDGIQYEGDTKEREWNAHARLDHKWIPNLTMAYELYYTNYVATELLADPISTDVLSDSDFDQKLFRPEVRGSYIFAQNSNENIGFQNGTLTAGAGLQVDELDRTYFDETVNFTSQYVYAQYDFDPIEKLNVIAGARFDNHSEYNNQFSPKLALRYQLNENLAIKGSVGYGFKAPDFRQLYFDFTNSAVGYTVLGYNVALDKLQELEEQEQILNVVVSEDDLSKPLEAESSIGYNLGFNLKHGRGTTDVNFFRNDFKNLIDTRIIASKTNGQNVFSYMNFDEIYTTGFEINSSYKLTDELNISAGYQLLYAFDKQKKQDVKDNQVFVRDAESGQSVALAQSDYFGLVNRSRHNANFKVFYDIPSASTNVNMRVLYRSKYAQYDTNGNGLIDSFDTSFIDGFVTVNAAVSKTFYSDFTLQVGANNLLDYTDNNIPTMPGIQGYVKLNYQF, from the coding sequence ATGCGATTTCGATTAGTATCAACAATACTACTTATAGGTACTCAGTTTGTAGCGGCACAAAGCCAAATAGAAAATCCTAAAGACTCTATAGTATCACAGCAATTAGACGAAGTTATTGTTACCGCAACAAGAACAGAAAAGCAGTTGTCTTCACTTCCCCTGCCCGTAACTTTAGTAGGCAAAAAGCAAATTATAAAATCTGGAACCGTACGACTTAATGAAATACTGAACGAGCAAACGGGTATTATTACCGTGACCGATGAAAGCGGATTTCAAGGTGTACAGATACAGGGTATAGCATCAGACTATATCCTTATACTCATTGATGGTGTTCCCCTAGTAGGTAGAAGTGCCGGAAATTTCGATTTAAGTCGACTTACCGTTGGGAATATTAAACAGATTGAAGTAGTAAAAGGTCCGTCGAGCAGTTTATACGGTTCTGAAGCTTTAGGCGGAGTGATAAATATCATCACAGAAAAACAGAAGACCGAAGATTTAAGTGGTAATGCATCCTACAGAATAGGAAGTTACACACAGCAAGACATCAACCTAGATATTAAACAAGGGTTTGAAAAGTTTCGCTACGGATTTTTTGCGAACCGATTTTCATCCGAAGGGTATGACCTAAATGAAGATGTAGAAGGGCAAACCGTAAACCCGTTTACCAATTACACTTTAAACGGTAGATTATATTATGATTTTAATGACAAACTAACACTTTTCACTTCCGGACGGTTTTATGATCAGAAGCAAGATGCCGGTTTTACCTTAGACGGTATTCAATATGAAGGTGATACCAAAGAACGTGAATGGAACGCACACGCCAGACTAGACCACAAATGGATCCCAAATCTTACGATGGCCTATGAACTGTACTATACCAATTATGTGGCTACAGAATTATTGGCGGATCCTATTTCTACCGATGTTTTAAGTGATAGTGATTTTGACCAAAAGTTATTTAGACCAGAGGTACGCGGCAGCTATATATTTGCCCAAAACAGCAACGAGAATATCGGGTTCCAAAACGGAACTTTAACTGCAGGCGCTGGTTTACAGGTAGATGAATTGGACAGGACCTATTTTGATGAAACCGTAAATTTCACTTCGCAATATGTATATGCGCAGTATGATTTTGACCCTATTGAAAAACTGAACGTTATTGCAGGTGCCCGTTTTGATAATCACTCTGAATACAACAATCAATTCAGCCCAAAATTGGCATTACGCTACCAGTTAAACGAGAACCTTGCTATAAAAGGATCGGTAGGCTACGGCTTTAAAGCACCAGATTTTAGGCAATTGTATTTTGACTTTACCAACTCCGCCGTTGGCTATACCGTACTTGGCTACAATGTGGCCTTAGACAAGTTACAAGAATTAGAAGAACAAGAACAGATATTGAATGTTGTAGTTTCTGAAGATGACCTAAGCAAACCATTGGAAGCAGAAAGTTCTATTGGCTACAACCTAGGGTTCAATTTAAAACATGGCAGAGGTACTACCGATGTCAATTTCTTTAGAAACGATTTTAAGAACCTGATCGACACGCGAATTATTGCGAGCAAAACCAACGGACAAAATGTATTCAGTTACATGAATTTTGATGAAATATACACCACTGGTTTTGAAATCAACTCAAGCTATAAACTTACCGATGAACTGAACATTAGTGCCGGATACCAATTGCTTTATGCTTTTGACAAACAGAAAAAGCAAGACGTAAAAGATAATCAAGTATTTGTTCGCGATGCAGAAAGTGGGCAGTCGGTCGCACTAGCACAGTCAGACTATTTCGGCTTAGTGAATCGTTCGCGACACAACGCCAACTTTAAGGTATTTTATGATATACCGTCTGCCAGTACCAATGTAAATATGCGTGTACTGTATAGAAGTAAATACGCACAGTACGACACCAATGGTAACGGACTTATAGATAGTTTCGACACCAGTTTTATAGATGGGTTCGTAACCGTAAATGCGGCAGTGAGTAAAACCTTTTATTCTGATTTCACATTACAGGTAGGTGCCAATAATTTATTGGACTATACCGATAACAATATCCCGACAATGCCGGGAATTCAAGGATACGTAAAATTAAATTATCAATTCTAA
- a CDS encoding DUF2271 domain-containing protein, whose product MKRFLKFIPAVVLVGSLLAFTAVDKTAVKCLIQLTNYSGEGAYLIVSIVDADNEYIETLYVQGKDSEWYSEITEWWKFYGKHRPNIDAISGETISGGERALNVLQIPTDKIGQGYHLRFETSVEDQGYYADDIQFPLTTENLKTKVEGKGFIRYVRMLPQ is encoded by the coding sequence ATGAAGAGATTTTTAAAATTTATTCCGGCAGTAGTATTGGTCGGGTCATTATTAGCATTTACCGCAGTAGATAAAACAGCGGTAAAATGTCTTATTCAGCTAACGAATTATTCTGGCGAAGGTGCTTATTTAATCGTATCGATTGTTGATGCCGATAACGAATATATTGAGACATTATATGTACAAGGTAAAGACAGTGAGTGGTACAGTGAAATTACCGAGTGGTGGAAATTCTACGGAAAACACCGCCCGAATATCGATGCTATTTCTGGGGAAACAATTAGTGGCGGAGAACGTGCACTGAATGTTCTACAAATTCCTACGGATAAAATAGGCCAAGGGTATCACTTACGATTTGAAACTTCTGTGGAGGATCAAGGGTACTATGCAGATGATATTCAGTTCCCGTTAACTACAGAGAATTTAAAAACAAAAGTAGAAGGAAAAGGATTCATTCGTTACGTACGTATGCTACCTCAGTAA
- a CDS encoding HmuY family protein, producing MTKNILAVAFLAVAFASCSNDDDSTPTDPVQTETVSNLYAPQTGGQGQPVGGEFAKFDFETGATTTSDTDWDIAFRGTTIAVNGGVATGTTDEPTRNGDVSAAIVTGTFTSVTSAADLTFNQDSETSFAIPTGSDNGWYNYNSESFTVTAIPGKVFVFKTTEGNYVKVEFISYYEDAPAVPDPFTDATPYYTFNYVYNPNVGETSFE from the coding sequence ATGACGAAGAACATTTTAGCAGTAGCATTTTTAGCAGTGGCATTCGCCTCTTGTAGCAATGATGATGACAGTACACCAACAGATCCAGTACAAACAGAAACAGTAAGCAATTTATATGCACCACAAACAGGTGGGCAAGGACAACCCGTAGGTGGCGAGTTTGCCAAGTTCGATTTTGAAACAGGCGCAACAACTACTAGCGATACCGACTGGGACATTGCTTTTAGAGGAACAACAATTGCCGTGAACGGTGGCGTTGCAACAGGTACAACAGATGAACCAACAAGAAACGGAGATGTTAGCGCTGCAATAGTAACTGGAACATTTACCAGTGTAACCTCTGCCGCTGACCTTACTTTCAACCAAGACTCAGAAACATCATTTGCCATACCAACAGGTAGCGATAATGGCTGGTACAATTATAATTCTGAAAGCTTTACCGTTACCGCTATACCTGGTAAAGTGTTTGTTTTTAAAACTACAGAAGGTAATTATGTTAAGGTAGAATTTATTAGCTACTACGAAGATGCCCCAGCGGTGCCGGATCCATTTACCGATGCAACACCTTACTACACTTTTAATTATGTGTACAACCCTAACGTAGGGGAAACTTCTTTTGAATAG
- a CDS encoding PepSY domain-containing protein, whose protein sequence is MTISIWRYSHLTLALVSSLFLIVASVTGIILAVEPISHQAKGYAVENLEDVPLATTIEALKSSYDEVLGLEVESSGFVKASVLTMEMETLDVYIDPKTGEQLGEVTERPAIYSFATNVHRSLFLKSVGRFFVGLISLLLFIIAITGLVLLAKRQGGFLKLFSKVQRDYFELRYHVVLSRCFFIPIVILAFTGVYLSAEKFNLLPDAVVEQSEATVADAAPQYDNITDIPFFAETSLADIRRVEFPFSNDPEEYYLIALQDKEVEVNQQTGEIVSSGDYPFVTLASRLSLVLHTGEGNVIWSIILLLASASILFFMYSGFVMTLKRRKKGKRITKMADKDECEFVILVGSESGTAFDFAQRLYNGLSQVGKKVYLTELNKYSTYEKAKNIIIFTSTYGEGEPPTNARKFRSKFSEVQQPNSVGFSVVGFGSLDYPDYCKFAIDLDEQLSASDNFTQQLPLFKINKADFESFELWMIQLTNKLGFIIPVERPLVKKKKYKKVEFEVLKRTDLNVDDTFLLRLQPKSHIEFTSGDLLAIFPANDDTVRQYSIAKIGNDVLLSVKKHKMGRGSNYLFNLNVADTIQAAIDVNPHFHLPENSKNSIFISNGTGIAPFLGMISENTTQNISMFWGGREKASMEIYNSVLEKEASNHKNLQVFTSFSREGEKQYVQEAVLAQKDLVLKTINLGGTIMICGSLAMQHDVLDVLERILQGNKTISFEAFEKSGQLKTDCY, encoded by the coding sequence ATGACCATTTCTATTTGGCGCTATAGTCATCTTACACTTGCCTTGGTTTCTTCACTGTTTTTAATAGTGGCTTCCGTTACGGGAATTATTCTTGCGGTTGAACCTATTTCTCATCAGGCAAAAGGCTATGCTGTTGAAAATTTGGAAGATGTGCCCTTGGCAACTACGATAGAAGCTTTAAAAAGTTCTTATGATGAGGTGCTGGGCTTGGAAGTAGAATCATCGGGGTTCGTAAAGGCTTCGGTACTTACAATGGAGATGGAAACTTTAGATGTTTATATCGACCCAAAAACAGGTGAGCAATTGGGTGAAGTTACAGAGCGACCTGCCATTTACTCTTTTGCGACCAATGTACACCGTTCTTTATTTCTTAAAAGTGTAGGGCGATTTTTTGTCGGTCTTATTTCCTTACTATTATTCATTATTGCCATTACAGGCTTGGTATTGTTAGCAAAACGCCAAGGCGGATTTTTAAAACTGTTTTCTAAAGTCCAAAGAGATTATTTTGAACTGCGCTACCATGTGGTGCTCAGTAGATGCTTTTTTATTCCCATTGTTATACTTGCATTTACGGGAGTCTATTTATCCGCGGAAAAATTTAATTTATTGCCAGATGCCGTTGTAGAACAATCTGAAGCGACAGTAGCCGATGCAGCTCCGCAATACGATAATATTACCGATATACCTTTTTTTGCGGAAACGAGTTTGGCAGATATTCGTCGGGTAGAATTTCCCTTTTCAAATGATCCAGAAGAATACTACCTCATAGCTTTACAGGATAAGGAGGTTGAGGTAAATCAGCAGACCGGTGAAATAGTAAGTAGTGGAGATTATCCTTTTGTAACTTTGGCTTCACGATTAAGTTTGGTACTGCATACGGGTGAAGGAAATGTCATTTGGTCCATTATTCTGTTACTTGCCAGTGCTTCTATTTTATTCTTTATGTATTCAGGTTTTGTAATGACCCTAAAACGTAGAAAGAAAGGAAAGCGCATTACCAAGATGGCAGATAAGGATGAATGCGAGTTTGTTATTTTGGTCGGTTCGGAAAGTGGTACTGCTTTCGATTTTGCCCAACGTTTGTATAACGGATTATCGCAAGTAGGGAAGAAGGTCTATTTGACCGAGCTTAATAAATATAGCACCTATGAAAAGGCGAAAAATATAATCATTTTCACATCTACGTATGGTGAAGGTGAGCCGCCAACAAATGCGCGTAAATTCCGTTCAAAATTTTCAGAAGTACAGCAGCCGAATTCGGTGGGTTTTTCGGTAGTTGGTTTCGGTTCTTTGGATTATCCCGATTACTGTAAGTTCGCGATAGATTTAGATGAGCAGTTATCGGCTTCCGATAATTTTACGCAGCAATTGCCACTATTTAAAATAAACAAAGCAGATTTTGAATCTTTTGAACTTTGGATGATTCAGTTGACAAATAAACTGGGGTTCATAATTCCTGTCGAAAGACCGTTGGTCAAAAAGAAGAAATATAAGAAAGTAGAGTTTGAAGTTTTAAAGCGAACAGATTTGAATGTGGATGATACCTTCTTGTTACGATTACAGCCAAAATCACATATTGAATTTACTTCGGGCGATTTGTTGGCAATTTTTCCCGCCAATGATGATACCGTTCGTCAATACTCCATAGCTAAAATTGGTAACGATGTTCTGTTGAGTGTAAAAAAGCATAAAATGGGAAGAGGCTCAAATTATCTTTTTAATTTAAATGTAGCGGACACTATTCAGGCTGCAATAGATGTGAATCCGCATTTTCATTTACCAGAAAATTCAAAAAATTCAATTTTTATCTCAAATGGAACCGGTATAGCTCCGTTTTTAGGAATGATCTCTGAAAATACAACTCAGAATATCTCTATGTTCTGGGGAGGACGTGAAAAGGCTTCTATGGAGATTTATAATTCCGTTTTGGAAAAAGAAGCTTCTAATCATAAAAACTTACAGGTATTTACTTCATTTTCCAGGGAAGGCGAGAAACAATACGTGCAAGAGGCTGTTTTAGCACAAAAAGATTTGGTTTTAAAAACCATTAATCTTGGTGGTACCATCATGATTTGCGGTTCCCTAGCCATGCAACATGATGTTCTTGATGTGTTAGAAAGAATACTGCAAGGCAACAAAACCATCAGTTTTGAAGCTTTTGAAAAGAGCGGTCAGCTAAAAACAGATTGTTATTAA
- a CDS encoding ankyrin repeat domain-containing protein, producing MKTVKQIALTALLFVSFTGLAQQKNELLDRKFWKNNPDVATVKQKIVEGNDPVALDSNSFDATTLAITSKADTEVVKYLLSLEGNAVDKKTHDSRIYLHWASYAGDAELVKYLLDNGASVTALDSHRYTPLTFGANAGLTNPEIYKAFEAKGVNLVEEKNEHGANLLLLAAPSLKSEDDLKFFLDNGLALDSKDEDGNGIFNYASKKGNIDFLKLLVAKGVDYKSLNNNGGNAFMFASQGSRGFSNGLPVYTYLKGLGLEPNIVEASGSTPLHRLASGNKDEAIFNLFLDAGADVNQADKKGNTPFLNAVERNELKIVQLLAKDVKDFNTANKDGETALMLAAHGNKADVVGFLIEKGADINAKDAEGNTAAYFLVDSYNKRNAKAFDAKLPLLKAKGLQFNTVQGEGNTLYHVAAKKNDLQLLKKIADFDIDVNAKNDEGMTALHIAAMKAENDKLLKFLIAKGADANSTTDFEETVYDLASENEMLQKGNTSLNFLKQ from the coding sequence ATGAAAACCGTAAAACAAATAGCCCTGACCGCTCTGTTGTTTGTAAGCTTCACTGGTTTAGCACAGCAGAAAAACGAACTTTTAGACCGTAAATTCTGGAAAAATAATCCGGATGTTGCCACTGTTAAGCAAAAAATAGTAGAAGGTAACGACCCTGTTGCTTTAGACAGTAATTCTTTTGATGCTACTACATTGGCGATTACAAGCAAAGCCGATACCGAGGTAGTTAAGTATTTATTATCTCTTGAAGGTAACGCTGTAGACAAGAAAACTCATGATAGCCGTATTTATTTACACTGGGCAAGTTACGCCGGTGATGCAGAATTGGTAAAATACTTATTGGATAATGGTGCTTCGGTTACCGCTTTGGATAGCCACCGTTATACACCGCTTACTTTTGGAGCAAATGCGGGACTTACAAATCCTGAAATTTACAAAGCTTTTGAAGCTAAAGGTGTGAATTTGGTTGAAGAGAAAAATGAACATGGTGCCAATCTTTTATTATTGGCTGCGCCCTCTCTTAAAAGTGAGGATGATTTAAAATTCTTCTTGGATAATGGCTTGGCTTTAGATAGTAAAGATGAAGACGGCAACGGAATTTTCAACTATGCTTCTAAGAAAGGAAATATCGATTTTCTAAAATTATTAGTGGCAAAAGGAGTGGATTACAAGTCGCTAAACAACAACGGTGGTAATGCTTTTATGTTTGCATCACAAGGTAGTCGTGGTTTTAGTAACGGTCTTCCGGTATATACATACTTAAAAGGTCTAGGTTTGGAACCTAATATTGTTGAGGCTAGCGGAAGCACACCTTTACATCGTTTAGCTTCAGGTAATAAGGATGAGGCAATTTTTAACTTGTTCTTAGATGCTGGTGCAGATGTAAACCAAGCGGATAAAAAAGGAAACACTCCGTTTTTAAATGCTGTTGAAAGAAATGAATTAAAAATAGTTCAGTTATTGGCTAAAGATGTGAAGGACTTTAATACCGCAAATAAAGATGGTGAAACTGCTTTAATGCTTGCCGCTCATGGTAACAAGGCAGATGTTGTTGGGTTTTTAATTGAAAAAGGTGCAGATATCAATGCTAAAGATGCGGAAGGTAATACTGCTGCATACTTCTTGGTAGATTCTTATAACAAAAGAAATGCAAAAGCTTTTGATGCTAAATTACCTTTGTTAAAAGCAAAAGGTTTGCAGTTCAATACTGTTCAAGGCGAAGGTAATACCTTATACCATGTTGCTGCTAAAAAGAACGACCTTCAGTTACTAAAAAAAATAGCTGATTTCGATATCGATGTAAATGCTAAAAATGATGAAGGCATGACTGCATTGCACATAGCTGCTATGAAAGCGGAAAATGATAAGCTGCTTAAGTTTCTAATTGCTAAAGGAGCCGATGCAAATAGTACGACCGATTTTGAAGAAACGGTTTACGATTTGGCTAGTGAAAACGAAATGTTACAAAAAGGAAATACATCATTGAACTTCTTAAAGCAATAA